AGCTTTTAAGCCAGCTTCATCGCTTAAAATGGAAGTTCTTTCTGGTTGCAAAACCTGCACGACGCTACCAGAAGAGTCGCTCGTGCCGCTTCCTGAGCTATTAGTAAATAAGGATTCACGCCCGTTGTCAGCTGCTTCTCCTGAGGTATTTGTGGCGCTTAGCAAGGCTCGTACAGCAGCTGAGAATTGATTGCCGCCCTTAGACTTGTGGCCTCTTACCTTTTCGTTAAATGATACGGATTCACTATTTCTCGATAGAAGAGAAGCTGTTGTGCTAAATACTGATCTTGGAGGCGATTGCACGCTTTCCAGATATTTCGACTCAGCTTCTGTGTTTGGCTGATCCATTTATTTTGCTCTTTTTTGATTTTGAAATTGAGCGAAATGTACCACAAATTGGTAATGTTCTGCCACACTTGCTATGATTACGCAGGTTCATTTGTCATAATAATTCTATGTAATGTATCGGACGTAATGATGTCTTTTAAAATTGATGTTTCACACGGGATTTTATCTCCGGTCAGGCCAGCACTTTCTCCACATTGTGATGCGCGGCCAGAGGGGGGATCAATAGATCTATTGGTAATACATAGTATTAGCTTGCCACCCGGTGTATTTGGCGAAAGTTATATTGAAGATTTGTTTTTAGATCGTTTGCCAGCAGCCGAACATCCTTATTTTGAGACGATTGCTGGGTTAAAAGTCTCGGCACATCTTTTAATTCGGCGCGATGGCGAAGTGGTGCAGTTCGTGCCTTTTCATTTGCGCGCTTGGCATGCCGGCCAATCGGACTTTCAAGGACGCTCTGCGTGCAATGATTTCTCAATTGGAATTGAGCTTGAAGGCACAGATGATATCCCCTATGAAGATATACAATACCAGCAGTTGGCTGAAATTACGCGTTGCCTGATGAAGGTTTATCCTAATATTCACGCCAAAAGCATCGTCGGCCATGAAGATATTGCTCCTGGCCGTAAAACTGATCCCGGTCCGCTCTTTGATTGGCCGCGGTATTATGGTCTAATAGGAGCCTAAAAATAGGAGAAGCACAATGTCATTAATCATTATTCTATTGGCCTTATTGGTCGAAAGAGTGGCAGGTTTTATTCATCCGATTCGAGATCATCACTGGTTTGAGCATTATTCTCAAAAAATATGCGAAATGATGCGAAAAAATGCTTATTTAAGTTTGCCATTAAGCCTTATTCCCGTTCTTGCAGTGGTGCTTGTAGTGCATGTTTTTCTGGCCGGCCCGACTTTTATTGGTTTTGGTTGGGCAAGTTGGATTTTTGATTTAATTGTATTAGTTTACTGTTTAGGCAATACCCATTTGAAAGCTCAGATACGCGAGTGTTATGAACAAATTGAACTGGGTAACATCGAAAGTGCTAGAGCGCTACTTTTAGAGCATTTTGATGTCGTGCATGAAGGCGAAATTTCTGCGTCAATATTAATGAAAGCGATGTACCGCGCTTCTTTGCAGCGAATATTCTCTATTTTATTTTGGTTCACGGTATTAGGCCCGGTTGGAGCGGTTCTTTATCGTTTTATGCAAAAGCTTTCAGTCTACGAGTTTGAAGAAACAATGAATAAAGTGAAGACGCTATCAAGCAATGTCACGTTTGTTTTAGATTGGATTCCAGCGAGATTATTAGCACTAAGTTTTTGTTTGGCAGGCCACTTTATGGATGTTTTTGTCGAATGGCAGAGAACTTTTAAAGTGGGTATCAAGGAAACCTACCAAGTTTTATATCACTGTGGGCATAAAGCGATTGGCGGAGATATTGAGAGCGATAGCGTTTCTCAACCACCACACGCGGCTGTTGTAGCACAAATTGATGAAGCTTATCATCTTATCTGCCGCTCACTCTTTATTTGGTTGGTAGCATTAGCATTGGTAATCTTGTTTTAACATTTAGAGTAATTTGATTTTTTTGTAGCAGGTGATTGCATGACGAATGACGTAATAAATAATCGTGGAAATGATTTTGATCAATTGGAAACACAAGAGTGGTTGGCGGCATTAGAATCGTTAATCGAGCGAGAGGGCGCTGACAGAGCTAAATTCATTTTGGATCAAGTCTTACAGAAAGCATCGATTTCTGGAGTTCCTGTCGCTACTTCTTCTTTGCGTACGGGTTATCGTAGTTCGTTTACACCGGAGCAACAAGCCGCGCATCCTGGTGATTTGGCTATGGAAGCTAAAATTGAAGCGATTAATCGTTGGAATTCAGTAATGATTGTTGCGCGTTCACGTCGAAAAGTGCCCGGAGGACTAGGTGGTCACATTTCTTCTTGCAACTCAATTTCTACGGTCTATGAAGCGGGATTGAATCACTTTTTTAAAGGAAGAGTGGGCGATCAAATGGGCGATTTAGTGTATTTTCAGGGGCACTCCTCTG
This portion of the Gammaproteobacteria bacterium genome encodes:
- the ampD gene encoding 1,6-anhydro-N-acetylmuramyl-L-alanine amidase AmpD produces the protein MSFKIDVSHGILSPVRPALSPHCDARPEGGSIDLLVIHSISLPPGVFGESYIEDLFLDRLPAAEHPYFETIAGLKVSAHLLIRRDGEVVQFVPFHLRAWHAGQSDFQGRSACNDFSIGIELEGTDDIPYEDIQYQQLAEITRCLMKVYPNIHAKSIVGHEDIAPGRKTDPGPLFDWPRYYGLIGA
- the ampE gene encoding regulatory signaling modulator protein AmpE — protein: MSLIIILLALLVERVAGFIHPIRDHHWFEHYSQKICEMMRKNAYLSLPLSLIPVLAVVLVVHVFLAGPTFIGFGWASWIFDLIVLVYCLGNTHLKAQIRECYEQIELGNIESARALLLEHFDVVHEGEISASILMKAMYRASLQRIFSILFWFTVLGPVGAVLYRFMQKLSVYEFEETMNKVKTLSSNVTFVLDWIPARLLALSFCLAGHFMDVFVEWQRTFKVGIKETYQVLYHCGHKAIGGDIESDSVSQPPHAAVVAQIDEAYHLICRSLFIWLVALALVILF